From the genome of Geothrix sp. 21YS21S-4, one region includes:
- a CDS encoding acyl-CoA dehydrogenase family protein, which produces MDVTLPDHVEALRQEVRRFAEKEIRPHVMAWDEAKTFPLDVVKRLGGMGLMGVIFPEQYGGAGMGYLEYAVAVEELSRVDGSVGITVAAHNSLCSNHIYAMGDERQKQAWLRPLASGQAIGAWGLTEPGSGSDAGALVTSGRKEGSHYVLNGTKTFITHGTVGDIFVVMARTRPPVAGRSSADGISAFILEKGMNGFRAGKQENKLGLRASDTSELILEDVKVPEANLLGDEGVGFKQAMKTLDGGRISIGALGLGMAQGAFEEAVRYSKLRRTFGRPLADHQGIQFKLADMGTEIEAARLLIYRAAGLKDQGLPYAKAASMAKLYSSEVACRVASEAVQILGGYGYTKDYPVEKYYRDVKLCTIGEGTSEIQRTVIARYLQSEY; this is translated from the coding sequence ATGGACGTCACGCTGCCCGATCACGTCGAAGCCCTGCGGCAGGAAGTCCGGCGGTTCGCCGAGAAGGAGATCCGCCCCCACGTCATGGCCTGGGACGAGGCCAAGACCTTCCCCCTGGACGTGGTGAAGCGCCTGGGCGGGATGGGCCTGATGGGCGTGATCTTCCCGGAGCAGTACGGCGGCGCGGGGATGGGCTATCTGGAATACGCCGTGGCGGTGGAGGAGCTGTCCCGGGTGGACGGGTCCGTCGGCATCACCGTGGCCGCCCACAACAGCCTGTGCAGCAACCACATCTACGCCATGGGCGACGAGCGGCAGAAGCAGGCCTGGCTGCGCCCCCTGGCCAGCGGGCAGGCCATCGGCGCCTGGGGCCTGACGGAGCCCGGCTCCGGCAGCGACGCCGGGGCCCTCGTCACCTCCGGGCGGAAGGAAGGCTCCCACTACGTCCTGAATGGGACCAAGACCTTCATCACCCACGGCACCGTGGGCGACATCTTCGTGGTCATGGCCCGCACCCGCCCGCCCGTGGCGGGCCGCAGCAGCGCCGACGGGATCAGCGCCTTCATCCTGGAGAAGGGCATGAACGGCTTCCGCGCCGGGAAGCAGGAGAACAAGCTGGGCCTCCGGGCCAGCGACACCTCCGAGCTGATCCTGGAGGACGTGAAGGTCCCCGAGGCCAACCTCCTGGGCGACGAGGGCGTGGGCTTCAAGCAGGCCATGAAGACCCTGGACGGCGGCCGGATCAGCATCGGCGCCCTGGGCCTGGGCATGGCGCAGGGCGCCTTCGAGGAGGCCGTGCGCTACAGCAAGCTGCGCCGCACCTTCGGCCGGCCCCTGGCCGACCACCAGGGCATCCAATTCAAGCTGGCCGACATGGGCACGGAGATCGAGGCCGCGCGCCTCCTGATCTACCGCGCCGCGGGCCTCAAGGACCAGGGCCTGCCCTACGCCAAGGCCGCCAGCATGGCCAAGCTCTACAGTTCCGAAGTCGCTTGCCGCGTGGCCAGCGAAGCCGTGCAGATCCTCGGCGGCTACGGCTACACCAAGGACTACCCGGTGGAGAAGTACTACCGGGACGTGAAGCTCTGCACCATCGGCGAGGGCACCAGCGAGATCCAGCGGACGGTCATCGCGCGGTACCTCCAGTCCGAGTACTGA
- a CDS encoding S9 family peptidase codes for MRPPILLLAAALPLLASRPLQVDDLFKVKRVGDPQLSAAGDLAYQVGAVDMTANKSVSRIWFQPAGGPAKELDLGGGSQSRPRFSPDGKKLAYQSGSQVWVVDLGTKEKRQITKLSGGAEGQVWSPDGKWLAFLSTTVPSGSDAENAAYLKAQEESKVKARHIKTLMYRHWNEWKDPQQVSHLFVVPADGNAAPRDLTAGLATDVPNFAGVSAGDGFGWAPDSKALAFESAPEQTKGTSTNGEIYEVALAGGPAKKLTDNPAMDNTPRYSPDGKSIAWRAQRRAGFEADQWELRIMDRATGQIVRTTAALDQSFGDYQWQGQDLVATSDQQGHTDLFRWTGKGLQRLTTGLHVEGFALAGDRAVIAATTLATPPDLHSLDLKTGRASRLTAHNEALAKELALNPGEDLWVDTVPVDGKPAKAHAFMVKPVGFDPAKTYPVAFVIHGGPQGAWADSWHARWNAQAWAGRGFITVLPNPRGSTGFGQAYTDAISGDWNGAVMTDLMNTLDAALKRFPNADPKRVVACGGSYGGYAVNWIAGHYPDRFAAFVAHASIYNTESMQIGSEELWFPRWEFKGWPWESAETQARWRAQSPSSGAANFKKPMLVVHGELDYRVPVTEAFQLYNVHQVCGIPSELLYFPDEFHFIAKPQNSKLWYDTVLGWCERWTK; via the coding sequence ATGAGACCCCCGATCCTCCTCCTCGCGGCAGCCCTGCCTCTGCTCGCCTCGCGCCCCCTCCAGGTGGACGACCTATTCAAGGTCAAGCGCGTCGGCGATCCCCAGCTCTCCGCCGCCGGGGACCTCGCCTACCAGGTGGGCGCCGTGGACATGACCGCCAACAAGTCCGTCAGTCGGATCTGGTTCCAGCCCGCGGGCGGCCCGGCCAAGGAGCTGGATCTGGGCGGCGGCAGCCAGAGCCGGCCGCGCTTCAGCCCCGACGGGAAGAAGCTGGCCTACCAGTCCGGCAGCCAGGTGTGGGTCGTGGACCTGGGCACGAAGGAGAAGCGCCAGATCACGAAGCTCAGCGGCGGCGCCGAGGGCCAGGTCTGGAGTCCCGACGGCAAGTGGCTGGCCTTCCTCTCCACCACCGTGCCTTCGGGCAGCGACGCGGAGAACGCGGCCTACCTGAAGGCCCAGGAGGAGAGCAAGGTCAAGGCGCGCCACATCAAGACGCTGATGTACCGCCACTGGAACGAATGGAAGGATCCCCAGCAGGTGAGCCATCTCTTCGTGGTGCCCGCCGACGGCAACGCCGCGCCCCGGGACCTCACCGCGGGCCTCGCGACGGACGTTCCCAACTTCGCGGGCGTCTCCGCGGGCGACGGGTTCGGATGGGCCCCCGACAGCAAGGCCCTCGCCTTCGAATCGGCCCCCGAGCAGACCAAGGGCACCAGCACCAACGGCGAGATCTACGAAGTGGCGCTGGCCGGCGGCCCCGCGAAGAAGCTCACCGACAACCCCGCCATGGACAACACGCCCCGCTACTCGCCCGACGGGAAGTCCATCGCCTGGCGCGCCCAGCGCCGCGCGGGCTTCGAGGCGGACCAGTGGGAGCTGCGGATCATGGACCGCGCCACGGGCCAGATCGTCCGCACCACCGCCGCCCTCGACCAGAGCTTCGGCGACTACCAGTGGCAGGGCCAGGATCTCGTCGCCACCAGCGACCAGCAGGGCCACACGGACCTGTTCCGCTGGACCGGCAAGGGGCTCCAGCGCCTCACCACGGGCCTCCATGTGGAAGGCTTCGCCCTGGCGGGCGACCGGGCCGTGATCGCCGCCACCACCCTCGCCACGCCGCCGGACCTGCACAGCCTCGACCTGAAGACCGGCCGCGCGTCGCGCCTCACCGCCCACAATGAAGCGCTCGCCAAGGAACTGGCCCTCAATCCCGGCGAGGACCTGTGGGTGGACACCGTGCCCGTGGACGGCAAGCCCGCGAAGGCCCACGCCTTCATGGTGAAGCCCGTGGGCTTCGATCCCGCCAAGACCTACCCCGTGGCCTTCGTCATCCACGGCGGGCCCCAGGGCGCCTGGGCCGACAGCTGGCACGCGCGGTGGAATGCCCAGGCCTGGGCGGGCCGGGGATTCATCACCGTCCTGCCCAACCCCCGCGGGTCCACGGGCTTCGGCCAGGCCTACACCGACGCCATCAGCGGCGACTGGAACGGCGCCGTGATGACCGACCTGATGAACACCCTGGACGCCGCCCTGAAGCGGTTTCCCAACGCCGATCCCAAGCGCGTGGTGGCTTGCGGCGGCAGCTACGGCGGCTACGCCGTGAACTGGATCGCGGGCCACTACCCCGACCGCTTCGCGGCCTTCGTGGCCCACGCCAGCATCTACAACACCGAGAGCATGCAGATCGGCAGCGAGGAGCTGTGGTTCCCCCGCTGGGAATTCAAGGGCTGGCCCTGGGAGAGCGCCGAGACCCAGGCCCGCTGGCGCGCCCAGAGCCCCAGCAGCGGCGCCGCCAACTTCAAGAAGCCCATGCTCGTGGTCCACGGCGAGCTGGACTACCGCGTCCCCGTCACCGAGGCCTTCCAGCTCTACAACGTCCACCAGGTGTGCGGCATCCCCAGCGAACTGCTCTACTTCCCCGACGAGTTCCACTTCATCGCCAAGCCCCAGAACAGCAAGCTCTGGTACGACACCGTGCTCGGCTGGTGCGAGCGCTGGACGAAGTAG
- a CDS encoding DUF4339 domain-containing protein → MASLWNYLQQGQVQGPVTDEQLKALVTDGTLSGDDLVWREGTAEWTPIRQFPGLSAAPVRIELDLPPASAAGPGPVSASAGFPSGAAWGSGGAAVSPDLVELLRRTKPWARFMAVLGFLAIGAMVLISCIGMAVAIATRKASPGVGMAVGGVYLLLAGLHLPPVLFLNRYASRIGDLMASGEAADLRGALAAQKSFWRYVGIFTLVMLCLYLATIPVVIMVGAALKGFR, encoded by the coding sequence ATGGCGAGTCTCTGGAACTACCTTCAGCAGGGCCAGGTGCAAGGGCCCGTCACCGACGAACAGCTCAAGGCCCTGGTGACCGACGGGACGCTGAGCGGAGACGACCTCGTGTGGCGGGAGGGCACCGCCGAGTGGACGCCGATCCGGCAGTTTCCGGGGCTTTCCGCAGCGCCCGTGCGCATCGAGCTGGACCTTCCTCCGGCATCTGCGGCCGGGCCGGGTCCGGTTTCCGCGTCGGCGGGGTTCCCTTCCGGCGCGGCCTGGGGATCGGGCGGCGCGGCCGTTTCGCCCGATCTCGTCGAGCTGCTGCGCCGGACCAAGCCGTGGGCGCGCTTCATGGCGGTGCTGGGCTTCCTCGCCATCGGCGCGATGGTGCTGATCTCCTGCATCGGGATGGCGGTGGCGATCGCCACCCGGAAGGCGTCCCCCGGCGTGGGAATGGCCGTGGGCGGGGTCTACCTCCTTCTGGCGGGGCTCCACCTTCCGCCGGTGCTGTTCCTCAACCGCTACGCCAGCCGCATCGGGGATCTGATGGCCAGCGGCGAGGCCGCCGATCTCCGCGGGGCGCTGGCCGCGCAGAAGTCCTTCTGGCGCTACGTGGGCATCTTCACCCTGGTGATGCTGTGCCTTTACCTCGCGACCATTCCGGTGGTGATCATGGTGGGCGCGGCCCTCAAGGGCTTCCGCTAG
- the folK gene encoding 2-amino-4-hydroxy-6-hydroxymethyldihydropteridine diphosphokinase, producing MKAVIALGSNLGDRQAHLDAGLAALRTLGTVVPSPLVMETPDESGRGPAYLNTVAILVAEETDPRRLLEALLRLELAAGRDRGVGRNAPRTLDLDLITTDGPPGNWTWAAPEDLRALGAELTLELPHPRAFSRPFVLEPWRALSDPGACGGVIPRA from the coding sequence ATGAAAGCCGTTATTGCGCTCGGTTCCAACCTCGGCGATCGCCAGGCGCACCTCGACGCGGGGCTGGCGGCGCTTCGGACGCTGGGGACGGTGGTGCCGTCGCCGCTGGTGATGGAGACGCCGGACGAGTCGGGGCGCGGGCCGGCCTACCTCAACACCGTGGCGATCCTCGTAGCGGAGGAGACCGATCCTCGCCGCCTGCTGGAGGCGCTGCTGCGTCTGGAGCTGGCGGCGGGGCGGGACAGGGGCGTGGGGCGGAACGCGCCCCGGACGCTGGATCTGGACCTGATCACCACGGACGGTCCGCCCGGAAACTGGACCTGGGCCGCGCCGGAGGATCTGCGGGCCCTCGGCGCGGAGCTGACCCTGGAGCTGCCCCATCCGCGGGCCTTCAGCCGGCCCTTCGTGCTGGAACCGTGGCGGGCGCTGTCCGATCCGGGCGCCTGCGGAGGCGTGATTCCCCGGGCCTGA
- the queF gene encoding preQ(1) synthase — protein MVTRPTGELDTFASPRPGRPFTITFETEEFTCLCPLTGQPDFAKLRIHYQPDQLCVESKSLKLYLWSFRDRGAFHEAVTNQILDDLVKATQPQWMRVEGDFLIRGGIRTLVVAEHGKKH, from the coding sequence GTGGTGACGCGGCCCACCGGCGAGTTGGACACGTTCGCCAGCCCGCGCCCGGGGCGGCCGTTCACGATCACGTTCGAGACGGAGGAGTTCACGTGCCTCTGCCCGCTGACGGGCCAGCCGGACTTCGCCAAGCTGCGGATCCATTACCAGCCCGACCAGCTGTGCGTGGAATCGAAGTCGCTCAAGCTCTACCTGTGGAGCTTCCGCGACCGCGGCGCCTTCCACGAGGCCGTCACCAACCAGATCCTCGACGACCTGGTGAAGGCCACGCAGCCCCAGTGGATGCGCGTGGAGGGCGACTTCCTGATCCGCGGCGGCATCCGCACGCTGGTGGTGGCGGAACATGGAAAGAAGCATTAG
- a CDS encoding GxxExxY protein — protein MERDLDGLNGLSQRVIAACIEVHRSLGPGLLESAYEVCLARELALAGIPFQRQVAVPVSYKGAILDAGYRIDLLVEGRLIVELKAARSPINLLRAQVLTYLKLMNLALGLGVNFNQVRLVDGVTRVIHTSSESA, from the coding sequence GTGGAACGGGATCTCGATGGACTCAACGGGTTGTCCCAGCGCGTCATTGCCGCCTGCATTGAGGTGCATCGGAGCTTGGGGCCGGGATTGCTTGAATCTGCCTATGAGGTGTGTCTGGCCAGGGAACTGGCTCTGGCGGGCATCCCCTTTCAGCGCCAGGTTGCTGTACCTGTGTCCTACAAAGGAGCGATTCTCGATGCAGGCTATCGGATCGATCTGCTCGTGGAGGGTCGACTGATTGTCGAGCTCAAGGCGGCCAGAAGCCCCATCAACCTGCTTCGAGCCCAGGTACTGACGTATTTGAAGCTGATGAATCTTGCTCTGGGGCTCGGCGTGAATTTCAACCAAGTCCGATTGGTGGATGGCGTCACGAGGGTGATCCACACCTCTTCAGAATCTGCCTGA
- the queC gene encoding 7-cyano-7-deazaguanine synthase QueC, with protein MAELAVISLSGGMDSCVTAAIAQAEGFDLALLHADYGQRTQDRERRAFRDIADFYGVPAHRRLIIGFDTLKAIGGSALTDASIALPEGELDRPGVPVSYVPFRNAHLLATCVSWAEVLGASAIFVGFVEEDSSGYPDCREAFLRSFEQTANLGTRPETRLAFHAPLLHLRKADIVRKGRDLGAPLHLSWSCYQGETEACGHCDSCHLRLRGFKEAGFPDPIPYAFIPENLNH; from the coding sequence GTGGCTGAACTCGCCGTCATCTCCCTCTCCGGCGGGATGGATTCCTGCGTCACCGCCGCCATCGCCCAGGCCGAGGGCTTCGACCTCGCCCTGCTCCACGCGGACTACGGCCAGCGCACCCAGGACCGCGAGCGACGCGCCTTCCGTGACATCGCGGACTTCTACGGCGTGCCCGCCCACCGCCGCCTCATCATCGGATTCGACACCCTGAAGGCCATCGGCGGCTCCGCCCTGACCGACGCCTCCATCGCCCTGCCCGAGGGCGAGCTGGATCGCCCGGGCGTGCCCGTGAGCTACGTCCCTTTCCGCAACGCCCACCTGCTCGCCACCTGCGTGAGCTGGGCCGAGGTCCTGGGCGCCAGCGCCATCTTCGTGGGGTTTGTGGAGGAGGACAGCAGCGGCTACCCCGACTGCCGCGAAGCCTTCCTCCGCAGCTTCGAGCAGACCGCCAACCTGGGCACCAGGCCCGAGACGCGTCTCGCCTTCCACGCCCCGCTCCTCCACCTCCGCAAGGCCGACATCGTGCGGAAGGGCCGCGACCTCGGCGCGCCCCTGCATCTCAGCTGGTCCTGCTACCAGGGCGAAACCGAAGCCTGCGGCCACTGCGACAGCTGCCACCTGCGGCTGCGCGGGTTCAAGGAAGCGGGATTCCCGGATCCCATTCCGTACGCGTTCATTCCGGAAAACCTGAACCATTAA
- a CDS encoding lysophospholipid acyltransferase family protein translates to MAAVDIADRGRPLGSPLSVWLHFRAVPFLVAGLTKAWSYTLRVRREGFGPLESLVVADERVILAFWHRRLFMMPLAYPFQRRNAAGEARGVAILSSDSKDGERSAATWRWFGIHAVRGTASDDGARALVRMIQAVRQGWDFGITPDGPRGPLMKLKPGTLALARKTGAWIVPVTLAFDRSFELKTWDRMVIPLPFATCVIKYGTPYQLPPKADDAAEGDRLQGQMDDLEHWAEGISRG, encoded by the coding sequence ATGGCCGCCGTGGACATCGCCGACCGGGGGCGCCCCCTGGGCTCGCCGCTGTCGGTGTGGCTCCACTTCCGCGCCGTCCCCTTCTTGGTGGCGGGCCTGACCAAGGCGTGGTCCTACACCCTCCGGGTCCGGCGGGAGGGCTTCGGGCCCCTGGAAAGCCTGGTGGTCGCGGATGAGCGCGTCATCCTCGCCTTCTGGCACCGGCGGCTGTTCATGATGCCCCTCGCCTATCCCTTCCAGCGGCGGAACGCGGCCGGAGAAGCGCGCGGCGTGGCCATCCTGTCCAGCGACAGCAAGGACGGCGAACGCAGCGCGGCCACCTGGCGCTGGTTCGGCATCCACGCGGTGCGCGGCACCGCCAGCGACGACGGCGCCCGGGCCCTGGTGCGGATGATCCAGGCCGTGCGCCAGGGCTGGGACTTCGGAATCACCCCCGACGGCCCCCGCGGCCCCCTGATGAAGCTCAAGCCGGGCACCCTCGCCCTGGCCCGCAAGACCGGCGCGTGGATCGTCCCCGTCACCCTCGCCTTCGACCGCAGCTTCGAGTTGAAGACCTGGGACCGGATGGTGATCCCGCTGCCGTTCGCCACCTGCGTGATCAAGTACGGAACGCCGTACCAGCTTCCGCCCAAGGCCGACGACGCCGCCGAAGGCGACCGGCTGCAGGGCCAGATGGACGACCTGGAACACTGGGCTGAAGGGATCTCCCGTGGCTGA
- a CDS encoding Hsp33 family molecular chaperone HslO, translating to MPEAVPHAKVVKALTRDHHIRLSSLDASPLWDGVRRGHPHLDPAACACLTELLSATALLQTRTLFAERLQLLVKGAGRAKAVVADCWPDGTIRGVLDLGPEDAPEWIAGPGVFQVMRSRDNGQPYVGHLPLVEGGIQVQVEHYLQQSEQIQASLTLWCDPGTGEAGGLLVEPLPDCPPARLARLVQALEGLEVVPFWERTPDFLATWVSQGEGVEELAALDLFYRCRCTREALVGTLRRFSPEQKADLFQEPGPLDVRCDYCGTRYPIHPEDLVDGEA from the coding sequence ATGCCCGAAGCCGTCCCCCACGCGAAGGTGGTGAAGGCGCTGACGCGCGACCACCACATCCGCCTTTCGTCCCTGGACGCCAGCCCGCTGTGGGACGGCGTGCGGCGGGGGCATCCCCACCTCGATCCCGCCGCCTGCGCCTGCCTCACGGAACTCCTGTCGGCCACGGCCCTCCTCCAGACCCGGACCCTGTTCGCCGAGCGCCTCCAGCTGCTGGTGAAGGGGGCCGGCAGGGCCAAGGCGGTGGTGGCGGACTGCTGGCCCGACGGCACCATCCGCGGCGTGCTGGACCTCGGCCCCGAGGATGCCCCGGAGTGGATCGCGGGCCCCGGCGTCTTCCAGGTCATGCGCTCCCGCGACAACGGCCAGCCCTACGTGGGCCATCTCCCCTTGGTGGAAGGCGGGATCCAGGTCCAAGTGGAGCATTACCTCCAGCAGTCGGAGCAGATCCAGGCGAGCCTCACCCTGTGGTGCGATCCGGGCACCGGCGAGGCGGGAGGGCTCCTGGTGGAGCCGCTGCCGGACTGCCCGCCGGCGCGGCTGGCCCGGCTGGTCCAGGCCCTGGAGGGCCTCGAAGTCGTCCCCTTCTGGGAGCGCACGCCGGACTTCCTGGCCACCTGGGTGTCCCAGGGCGAGGGCGTGGAGGAATTGGCGGCCCTGGACCTCTTCTACCGCTGCCGCTGCACCCGGGAGGCCCTGGTCGGGACCCTCCGCCGCTTTTCCCCGGAGCAGAAGGCCGACCTGTTCCAGGAACCGGGTCCGCTGGACGTGCGCTGCGACTACTGCGGCACGCGCTATCCGATCCACCCCGAGGATCTCGTGGACGGAGAGGCCTGA
- a CDS encoding M2 family metallopeptidase, translating into MRRRTLSALLPALAVSLSAQAVPPSNAKLQERADRFLQLVNAGYQALYYVNSEAAWAAATDVKPEHDAAAEWAGKAFAAFNGNPYVITEAKELLKRRADLDGKTVRQLERILLMPYGAEGPMTQPKLVAERIAAETRQTSLMNGFQFKVGGKPVSANDIDNKLVSSGDLAERRLWWEASKEIGIPLKDGLVRLRDLRNGVAKELGHPDYFSLQVARYGLTADEMTAFNRKFLAELRPLYLQLHTWVKYEMAKKYGQPVPKAIPAHWINNRWSQNWTGFVSAVDFDPYFKGWQPERIVKTAEAFYTGLGFDPLPASFWTKSDLYPVKAGDARKKNSHASCWHMDLNTDIRSLMSVESNAQWFETCHHELGHGYYFMCYTNPGVPPLLRDGANPSFHEGVGELIAMATRQVPYLKSAGVLPADYKVDQMQVLLNDALEVAIPFMFWACGTMPEWEADFYAKGLPADQLNTRWWKLVRDLQGVEPPSPRGEAFCDPATKTHINDNPAYYYSYGWATVFKFQMHDHIARKILHQDPRSCNYSGHKEVGAFLKQILEKGATEDWRKVLKDATGEDLSTRAMMDYFKPLMAWLEQQNKGRQIGWD; encoded by the coding sequence ATGCGCCGCCGCACCCTTTCCGCCCTTCTGCCCGCCCTGGCCGTCTCCCTGAGCGCCCAGGCGGTGCCTCCCTCCAACGCGAAGCTCCAGGAGCGGGCGGACCGGTTCCTCCAGCTGGTGAACGCCGGCTACCAGGCGCTCTACTACGTCAATTCCGAAGCCGCCTGGGCGGCCGCCACGGACGTGAAGCCGGAGCACGACGCCGCCGCCGAGTGGGCGGGGAAGGCCTTCGCCGCGTTCAACGGCAACCCCTACGTGATCACCGAGGCCAAGGAGCTGCTGAAGCGGCGCGCCGACCTGGACGGGAAGACCGTCCGGCAGCTGGAGCGCATCCTGCTGATGCCCTACGGCGCCGAAGGCCCCATGACCCAGCCGAAGCTGGTGGCCGAGCGCATCGCCGCCGAGACCCGCCAGACCTCCCTGATGAACGGGTTCCAGTTCAAGGTGGGCGGCAAGCCCGTGAGCGCCAACGACATCGACAACAAGCTGGTCTCCAGCGGGGACCTGGCCGAGCGGCGCCTGTGGTGGGAGGCCAGCAAGGAGATCGGGATCCCCCTGAAGGACGGCCTGGTGCGCCTCCGGGACCTCCGCAACGGCGTGGCGAAGGAGCTGGGCCATCCCGACTACTTCTCGCTCCAGGTGGCCCGCTACGGCCTGACCGCGGACGAGATGACGGCCTTCAACCGCAAGTTCCTGGCGGAACTGCGGCCCCTCTACCTCCAGCTGCACACCTGGGTGAAGTACGAGATGGCGAAGAAGTACGGCCAGCCCGTGCCCAAGGCCATCCCCGCCCACTGGATCAACAACCGGTGGAGCCAGAACTGGACCGGGTTCGTCAGCGCCGTCGACTTCGATCCCTACTTCAAGGGCTGGCAGCCCGAGCGCATCGTCAAGACCGCTGAGGCCTTCTACACGGGGCTGGGCTTCGATCCCCTGCCCGCGAGCTTCTGGACCAAGTCCGACCTCTATCCGGTGAAGGCCGGCGACGCCCGCAAGAAGAACTCCCACGCCTCCTGCTGGCACATGGACCTGAACACCGACATCCGCTCCCTGATGAGCGTGGAGTCCAACGCCCAGTGGTTCGAGACCTGCCACCACGAGCTGGGCCACGGCTACTACTTCATGTGCTACACCAACCCGGGCGTGCCGCCCCTGCTGCGGGACGGCGCCAACCCCAGCTTCCACGAGGGCGTGGGCGAGCTGATCGCCATGGCCACCCGCCAGGTGCCGTACCTGAAATCCGCGGGCGTCCTGCCGGCGGACTACAAGGTGGATCAGATGCAGGTGTTGCTGAACGACGCCCTGGAAGTGGCCATCCCCTTCATGTTCTGGGCCTGCGGGACCATGCCCGAATGGGAGGCGGATTTCTACGCCAAGGGCCTGCCCGCCGACCAGCTCAACACCCGCTGGTGGAAGCTGGTGCGCGACCTCCAGGGCGTGGAGCCGCCCAGCCCCCGCGGCGAAGCGTTCTGCGATCCCGCCACCAAGACCCACATCAACGACAACCCCGCCTACTACTACAGCTACGGCTGGGCCACCGTCTTCAAGTTCCAGATGCACGACCATATCGCCCGGAAGATCCTCCACCAGGACCCGCGGAGCTGCAACTACTCCGGCCACAAGGAGGTCGGCGCTTTCCTGAAGCAGATCCTCGAAAAGGGCGCCACCGAGGACTGGCGGAAGGTCCTGAAGGACGCCACCGGCGAGGACCTCTCGACCCGCGCCATGATGGACTACTTCAAGCCGCTGATGGCCTGGCTGGAGCAGCAGAACAAGGGACGGCAGATCGGATGGGACTGA
- a CDS encoding hybrid sensor histidine kinase/response regulator: protein MLVPQGDILIVDDHPDNLDLLASVLREGNYRVRAVPSGTMALEAARRHPPELMMLDVNMPGLDGYGTCEAFQADPLLARIPIVFISALDAPLDKVRAFRAGGRDYVAKPFHAEEVLVRVEHQVRLARLQRELEFQNQNLLDANLKLKEVNTLKSNFTAMLVHDLRSPLTFLGLTLDALRNGAAQSADLMDKSQDAFARMRDLLDEMLEIYRSESGETPMDVAEIDTAPWLEGLLVPYALRGTEADLTFQVSVPAGLPVLQADRLKLERALLNLVENAFKFTPRGGGVRVEAGVEYGAGVEAGLRFLRIAVIDTGRGVPPAELPYIFDPFRQGQGQGQRSEAGRGVGLGLAIVQRLVAAHGGQIRAQSQPGFGSSFTVLLPC, encoded by the coding sequence ATGCTGGTCCCGCAGGGCGACATCCTCATCGTGGACGACCATCCGGACAACCTGGATCTCCTGGCTTCGGTCCTGCGGGAAGGAAACTACCGGGTGCGGGCCGTGCCCTCGGGGACCATGGCCCTGGAAGCCGCGCGGCGCCATCCCCCCGAGCTGATGATGCTGGACGTGAACATGCCCGGCCTGGACGGCTACGGGACCTGCGAGGCGTTCCAGGCGGATCCGCTGCTGGCGCGGATCCCCATCGTGTTCATCAGCGCCCTGGACGCGCCCCTGGACAAGGTCAGGGCCTTCCGGGCGGGGGGGCGCGACTACGTCGCCAAGCCCTTCCACGCCGAGGAGGTCCTGGTGCGGGTGGAGCACCAGGTGCGGCTGGCCCGCCTCCAGCGGGAGCTGGAGTTCCAGAACCAGAACCTCCTGGACGCCAACCTCAAGCTCAAGGAAGTGAACACCCTCAAGTCGAACTTCACGGCCATGCTGGTCCACGACCTGCGCTCGCCCCTCACCTTCCTGGGCCTGACCCTGGACGCCCTGCGGAACGGCGCGGCCCAGTCCGCCGACCTGATGGACAAGTCCCAGGACGCGTTCGCCCGGATGCGGGACCTGCTGGACGAGATGCTGGAGATCTACCGCAGCGAGAGCGGAGAGACGCCCATGGACGTGGCGGAGATCGACACCGCCCCCTGGCTGGAGGGCCTCCTCGTGCCCTACGCCCTGCGGGGCACGGAGGCCGACCTGACCTTCCAGGTGAGCGTTCCCGCGGGGCTGCCGGTTCTGCAGGCGGACCGGCTGAAGCTGGAGCGCGCGCTCCTGAATCTGGTGGAGAACGCCTTCAAGTTCACGCCCCGGGGCGGGGGCGTGCGCGTGGAGGCCGGCGTCGAATACGGCGCCGGGGTGGAGGCGGGGCTGCGTTTCCTGCGGATCGCCGTGATCGACACGGGCCGCGGGGTGCCTCCGGCGGAGCTGCCCTACATCTTCGATCCCTTCCGCCAGGGCCAGGGCCAGGGCCAGCGCAGCGAGGCGGGGCGCGGCGTGGGGCTCGGCCTCGCCATCGTCCAGCGGCTGGTGGCGGCCCACGGCGGGCAGATCCGGGCCCAGAGCCAGCCGGGCTTCGGATCGAGCTTCACCGTCCTGCTCCCCTGCTGA